CTGGCCTCGGCCTGAAGGAATTGCCCTAAGGATTTTCGTGTCAACATATAAAAGGAATAGGAAACCCAAACCCTAGTTTCTGTGTCACAACCCGCCCCAGATCCTCGTTACTGCTATTCGTCTAGAGGTAACTCAAAATTCTTCCTCGCGTTCGTGATAGCTTCTCTGTTTGATTATTGAGAAACTCGAATCAGGGAAATGCAAGTGTTGCAGAAATTTTTTTTGGAAATCAAATATCCCCTTTAAGTTATATACTAGTTTTGTAAGAGTGATAGTTTCGTGATGGCAATTTTAATATCTGGAGAAAGTATTAAAAGTCATATATCCTCAAGTTATTTATACCTAGATATCTTTCTGTGTTGTGCGGTTTCTATCTTATGATTCGAGTATTCACTTTGTGTGTAGTTTCTcagtttaactttttttttttatatatgagcTTATTGGTCTGCATGTCAACTCTGCTTGCTTATAACTCTGTTGTTAACATTTTCTAATTGGGATCAGAGTTCTTGCTCTAGTTTTGAAAACCAATCAATGGTTTTAAAACTATTCGTCTTCATGTATTAAGAAGCACAGACTTTTCTGTAGTCTGCTTGTTGGATTAGCTGATGTTTCAATAGATTTAATGAGAATGAGAGCTGCAATATTAACAAGTATAGTTCTTTGTTTCAAGTAATGAGTGACGGAAGAGACGATTATGTTTGCTTGTGAgaaatggagcagtggaagctatTACAATTGTGGTTGGATTTTTTTATTGGTCCAGTAGTTAACAGTAAATGAGCAGTTATATTATgtgattaattaatttgatttgagTTATTTGAATTTACTTTCTGATATCTGTGATATTGGTTTGGTTGAGTACTTGACTGGCTACATGGCATTGTTCTTGTAGGTGATGGCTCCAAATACGGGCCTATTTGTTGGGTTAAATAAAGGTCACGTAGTAACCCCAAAAGAATTAGCTCCGCGACCTTCTGCTCGCAAAGGGGTAAGTTGTTTTTCATTAAACAAATTTACATGGTCTATTTTATCCTTTTTACATTTTGTTATCTTATTTTAAAGGAAATAGACAATCTTCAGACTGGATTCTAGAGGTATATTATacccatgaaaaaaaaaaagaatacaaACTGCATTTCTGTTGGATCTGTACCAATACATTTGTACATCTGCTGTTCTATTTCACCAGATGGTGGTTGACTCAATGAAATTATATTGGCATCTGTGTTGTTTAACAAACTGCTGAtattataatttctttttctGTTCAGAAAACCAGCAAAAGGGTCCACTTTGTGAGGAGTTTGATAAGGGAAGTTGCTGGTTTCGCACCATATGAGAAGAGGATCACTGAACTTTTGAAAGTTGGTAAGGACAAGCGTGCCTTGAAGGTGGCTAAAAGAAAGTTGGGCACACATAAGAGGGCCAAGAAGAAGCGTGAGGAGATGTCCAATGTTCTCCGCAAGATGAGGTACGGTGCAAGTATATGTAGTTTTCTCGTTTTTTTATGTGTTTAGTCCTTGAGAACACCTATCAATGCACTTGAGACTAGCATGCTGGCCTTGCTTTGGGGTTTTAACTGTATGGTTGAAATTTGTTCTTTGCTGTGATAATCTTTCAGGGCTGCTGGAGGTGGTGATAAGAAGAAATGAGAAGAACTCTCTCATTTGAAGTGGATGGTTCCATCTTTCAGTTAGAAGTTAGCTGCTAGAAGCCTTTGCTATGTTTTTTTGTTTAGACACTGAAGATTCTGCTAAGAACGTTTGTTTAATTGGATTAAATGATGTCCTTTTAATTTCAttagccatatatatatatatatatatttgttttgccATCTATTCTTGGATGTGAAATGAGTTCGAGTGGAGCTGTTTGCATACTTGCCTGTACACTATTGTTGAAATGACATTAGATTTGGATTGGGCGCCGCACAAATTTTTTTCTGAGGCACAGTTGTCACCATATTACAGAATTATGTTTCCCCTTCTTCCTTCATAAGGAGTGTTTGGCATGTAGTTAATAAGAGGTTATTATTATCTTCGATTGATGTTATTTGGATTCTAAGAGACTAGACTAAATTTTTATAGATTGAGGTTTAAGATTAAATATTAATCATCAGGGCTCAAGTTAATAAATACTCTCGGTAAAAGgtaaaaagttaaaatttatgAGTATAATATTTAATCTTGAGGGAGTGTTTGGAATGGAGTTAATAAgggtaattattaaattttaagcaGGTTTGTTTTATTGAgagattaaatattaatattgagAGATCTAAGTTAATAATTATCCTctggtaatatatatatattttttctactAATCATACCTTAAGTGCGGTATTAGAAAGAACAATTTTAGGTATTAGAAAGAataattttaagtttgaaattaTGAGAAtagtaaaataatattattaaaagttTAGGTTTTACCGTCCGTTTTGCAGGGATAATCGTTGATGCTTTACCCGTTGGTTAGTTGGACCAAGAGAAACGGAAAAAGCATAACCAATTATAGCAAGCATCCTTTCTTCAAATGTGAATGGGCTGTGCAGATGAATTGCGTTTAATTTCATCTGAATCATAACATAAAATTGCAGTTCTCTCTCTTCATATTTGTAGTGTCAGCACTGATGAGTACCTTTCAAAAATGAGGGTGGAAGATCGGAAAAGTAGTGCGAGTGTTACATTCTCAGCTATTGCATTTACTGGCAAAATATATTTGTTGGTTTACTAGGAAAACAATATTACATTCAACATTCATGACTTAAACTTATGAGTGAGTTTTTCTACACTTTCCCTGCAATCTTCTGCAACCCGCTTTGCTCCTTCCTTCACGGCGATACTGAACTCTGTAGTGCTTTGCTGCAACCCTTGTATTGACCCTCTTGCCCTTTCCTTGATGGCCAAACTAAATTCTGATGTGTTTTGCTGCAACTCTTGTATTGAACCCTTTGCATTCAAGATAGTGGCATCTTTAAGTTCCTTAGCTTGTGTACTTGCCTTCAAGGCCCACTCCTTCAAAAGTGAAATTAAGATGAGGATGTTCTGTATTATCTTATGAATCACCTCTCTAGATTTGCCTTTTACATCATCCGCCATTAGCTTGAGTTTGTCCACCAAATTTTCAGCCCTGCTAGCAATTCCTTCAACAGAGAACTGCTTTGCAGCAGCAAGTGATGCAACACCAGCAGAACTCTCTTCGCGGAGATCACTGTCAACTACTACTTTGATTCCGTGTCTCTCCCAATGATCTCTAGCTTCTTCAATGGCTTTTGCATGTTCTCTTGCTCTTTTTGCTTCATCCTCAGCCCAAGCCCTGAATCACATGATTTAAAATGCATAATTGTTCATAATTTGTAACAGAAGATTTTACATGCTTGGCTGTACCACAACGTGTTAAACACAAAGAGATACTGACTTCTGTGAATTTTATTTGCCAAATCAAAGGTCCTTGGTTAACTAAAGTTTGAGACAACAAAAATTATCTCCTTTAGAACTAGAGCGGTTGGGAAAATATAGTTCAAATATGATAGTACCTAACACAATTAATGActtaaaatgaacaaaaaacgcACTATCTAATTCCTTATTTCACAGAACAGGATGATGTGTGGGCACCGGGCAGGCAGCAAAGTAAATTATTGTCAAGCAAATGAGACACAAGCCTTAGCCAAACCAAAGTATTGAGGGAAGTAAAACCACATCCTCTAATTTACAATTCACCACAACCAACCACTTATTCTGTTGGTTTGAAGATGTGCAGATGCGTGAAGGATCAATCATGCGCTTAATGTATTTTTAGGTTCTTCTCAATAACAGGAACAGGAACACGTGAGCATTTCTGTTCTACCCCTAAACCAGCTTGTGAttcagtgatttttttttttaaatccaaaATGGTTCATGAAAAGCAAGATACTATTTTCTCTACGGACTGAACAACAATaagacttattttaatttttttagcaaATACTGGACCTATTTTAAATTTGTTAGCCAATCCTAACTTAAAAGTGGTCAATATTGTTTTCAGGCATCCATAAATAGGCTATGGCCCAAGACCTATATCAGCACCATTGTGGCATAATTGGTGAACAAAGGATATGTCAAAGATCTGCATTAGCTGAGCAACGCCTATTGACACTTTGACAGGACATACAGGCATGGATCTGTTAGTAAATCCAATGGTTATATTTTCTTACACAGTGTATACCATCTTAAATTTGTTTCAATGTCAATATGCACATGTTTTTGGCTGTATTGGTTTTATAGCATCAATATCAAATGCCGACTATTTATAACTGCCGTCTGGAatcacaattattttctttttacctgGCCATGGACAAGGCTTTTCGCTCAACCTCCAACTCATACTGTAACTGGGAAATCTCCTGCTTTTCATTTTCTGCTTCTTTTTGAAGTTTGCTAATCCTTTCCTTTTCATATGATATCTCCACCTTACCAGTCAGAAGGCTTTGCAACTGTTCCTCCACCTCACTTCTTAACCTTGAAAGAACTTCCATTTCTGCTTCAATAGCAGCCCGCTCCTTCATCAGGGCAATATTATCTGCTTCCCTTTCAGCTCTTAACTTTTCTAATTCAAGCCTTGCCTCTTCAGCCATTTTCTCCACAGCATTAATTTTTTCTCCGTCCATTGAAAGCTCCTTCTCAAAACTTGCATTGAGATCCTGCTCAACTTGGGCTACTAAAGCATTATGTGCAGACACAACATTTTCTGCCACGGATTCTGCTTCAATACGTGCAAGCTCCTCAATAACTATGTCAGATGCCTCACCAGTTGCAAGAGCTACAGCAGCTTGGGCCTTTGTAACAGGTTTA
Above is a genomic segment from Hevea brasiliensis isolate MT/VB/25A 57/8 chromosome 17, ASM3005281v1, whole genome shotgun sequence containing:
- the LOC110671770 gene encoding 60S ribosomal protein L36-2, which encodes MAPNTGLFVGLNKGHVVTPKELAPRPSARKGKTSKRVHFVRSLIREVAGFAPYEKRITELLKVGKDKRALKVAKRKLGTHKRAKKKREEMSNVLRKMRAAGGGDKKK